Proteins from one Zavarzinia compransoris genomic window:
- a CDS encoding type III PLP-dependent enzyme, translating to MTEKIRRFLDERRPATPCLVVDLDVIEDNYSNLHRLLPAAKIFYAVKANPMPDVVARLNALGSSFDTASRGEIELVLDQGADPANVSFGNTIKKETDIATAYALGVRLFAFDSEAELEKLARSAPGSRVFCRVLVECEGAEWPLSRKFGCTPQMAADLMVKAREKGLDPYGISFHVGSQQTDLGQWDKAVGGVASLFSILRERDVELRMINLGGGFPAKYRADVPPLEAYAAAVMDAIYNHFGNAIPDIIIEPGRSMAGDAGILQTEVVLISKKDEAEDKRWIYLDVGKFSGLAETMDEAIKYRLRTPHDGGATAPVILAGPTCDSADILYEKASYELPVDLKIGDKIEILATGAYTTSYSSVNFNGFAPLNTICI from the coding sequence ATGACCGAGAAGATCCGCCGTTTCCTGGACGAGCGCCGCCCCGCCACCCCTTGCCTGGTGGTGGACCTGGACGTCATCGAGGACAATTACAGCAACCTTCACCGCCTGCTGCCGGCGGCGAAGATCTTCTATGCCGTGAAGGCCAATCCGATGCCGGATGTGGTGGCGCGGCTGAACGCCCTCGGCTCATCCTTCGACACCGCCTCGCGCGGCGAGATCGAACTGGTGCTGGACCAGGGCGCCGATCCCGCGAATGTTTCCTTCGGCAACACGATCAAGAAGGAAACCGACATCGCGACCGCCTATGCCCTGGGTGTGCGCCTGTTCGCCTTCGATTCGGAAGCCGAGCTTGAGAAGCTGGCCCGTTCCGCCCCCGGCTCGCGCGTGTTCTGCCGCGTGCTGGTCGAATGCGAAGGCGCCGAATGGCCGCTGTCGCGGAAGTTCGGCTGCACCCCGCAGATGGCGGCGGACCTGATGGTGAAGGCGCGCGAGAAGGGTCTCGATCCCTATGGCATCTCCTTCCACGTCGGCTCGCAGCAGACCGACCTCGGCCAGTGGGACAAGGCGGTCGGCGGCGTCGCGAGCCTGTTCTCGATCCTGCGCGAGCGGGACGTCGAACTGCGCATGATCAACCTGGGCGGCGGTTTCCCGGCCAAGTACCGGGCCGACGTGCCGCCGCTGGAGGCCTATGCCGCCGCGGTCATGGATGCGATCTACAACCACTTCGGCAATGCGATCCCCGACATCATCATCGAGCCGGGCCGCAGCATGGCCGGCGATGCCGGCATCCTGCAGACCGAGGTCGTGCTGATCTCGAAGAAGGACGAGGCGGAAGACAAGCGCTGGATCTACCTCGATGTCGGCAAGTTCTCCGGCCTCGCGGAAACCATGGACGAGGCGATCAAGTACCGTCTGCGCACCCCGCACGATGGCGGCGCGACCGCCCCGGTGATCCTGGCCGGCCCGACCTGCGATTCGGCCGATATCCTCTACGAGAAGGCGAGCTACGAACTGCCGGTGGACCTCAAGATCGGCGACAAGATCGAGATCCTGGCCACCGGTGCCTATACCACCAGCTACTCCTCGGTGAACTTCAACGGCTTCGCGCCGCTGAACACCATCTGCATCTGA
- a CDS encoding DUF4169 family protein has translation MSKDREGPAEIVNLRRARKAKTRADAAAKAAENRSRFGRPLAEKRLEAARETLEARRHEGHRLDRPKPDDETDPQG, from the coding sequence ATGAGCAAGGACCGTGAAGGCCCGGCCGAGATCGTCAATCTGCGCCGGGCGCGGAAGGCGAAAACCCGTGCCGACGCCGCGGCCAAGGCCGCCGAGAACCGCAGCCGCTTCGGCCGCCCCCTGGCTGAAAAGCGCCTCGAGGCGGCGCGCGAGACGCTGGAGGCCCGCCGCCACGAGGGTCACCGCCTCGATCGCCCCAAGCCCGACGACGAGACCGACCCTCAGGGCTGA
- a CDS encoding protein-disulfide reductase DsbD family protein: MSRLALSRLFACLLALLAWQAGVAGAAPVKTENAEAELIAEGVAVPGGTVTVALRLKARPGWHTYWLNPGDTGLPTTIAWTLPAGAGAGPIQWPLPKALPVGPLMNYGYEGEVWLLTEIAVPAAFAGESLALAARADWLICAEICVPEGADLSLTVPVGPAPAADPAHVLNFERTRALLPLPLPEPLVASRAGAALEILLPESLQARAARFFPAEEDVVVAAEPQPLEGSRLSARLEPRFAGDRLRGVLVLESAGWTRAFTVDAAIAGAAPGPAAPGRVAPPAAPAIGLPLALLFAFVGGLILNLMPCVLPVLSIKVLSLAGHRDGARGQGLAYTAGVLVCFLALAGGLIALRAGGEAIGWGFQLQSPVVIGLLAYLFFGLGLWMLDIVSFGNRLMGAGEGLTRRGGLAGSFGTGLLAAVVATPCTAPFMGAALGFALTRPAAEALAIFLVLGLGLSAPFLLVSFVPALGRLLPRPGGWMVRLKKILAFPLFGSAVWLLWVLSVQTGAVAVATAGSGLLLIAFAAFVLREFGGIGGRLVALAALLGAFATAVLPGSPAPGAAPAAAGAEAYSAGRLAELRAAGTPVFVNLTAAWCITCLVNEQVALDRPAVKKALAETGTVYMVGDWTNRDPDITRLLTENGRSGVPLYLLYPAGGGAPQLLPQLLTEGLVVETLAQP, encoded by the coding sequence ATGTCCAGACTTGCCCTTTCGAGGCTGTTCGCCTGTCTTCTGGCCCTGCTGGCCTGGCAGGCCGGCGTGGCCGGCGCGGCCCCGGTGAAGACGGAGAACGCCGAGGCGGAACTGATCGCCGAAGGGGTTGCGGTGCCGGGCGGGACGGTGACCGTAGCACTTCGCCTGAAGGCGCGGCCGGGCTGGCATACCTATTGGCTCAACCCGGGCGATACCGGCCTGCCGACCACCATCGCCTGGACCTTGCCGGCGGGGGCCGGCGCCGGGCCGATCCAATGGCCGCTACCGAAGGCGCTGCCGGTCGGGCCCCTGATGAATTACGGCTATGAGGGCGAGGTCTGGCTGCTGACCGAGATCGCGGTGCCGGCTGCGTTCGCCGGCGAAAGCCTGGCCCTGGCCGCCCGCGCCGACTGGCTGATCTGCGCCGAGATCTGCGTGCCCGAAGGCGCGGACCTGAGCCTGACGGTGCCGGTCGGCCCGGCGCCCGCGGCCGATCCCGCCCATGTCCTGAATTTCGAGCGGACGCGGGCCCTGCTGCCCCTGCCGCTGCCCGAGCCCCTGGTGGCGTCGCGGGCCGGGGCGGCGCTCGAAATCCTGCTGCCCGAAAGCCTTCAGGCCCGGGCCGCGCGCTTCTTTCCGGCCGAAGAGGATGTCGTCGTCGCCGCCGAGCCCCAGCCGCTCGAAGGCAGCCGCCTGAGTGCCCGTCTGGAGCCTCGCTTTGCCGGCGATCGGCTGCGCGGCGTGCTGGTGCTCGAAAGCGCCGGCTGGACCCGGGCTTTCACGGTCGATGCCGCGATCGCCGGTGCGGCGCCCGGGCCCGCCGCGCCCGGGCGCGTCGCCCCGCCGGCCGCGCCGGCGATCGGCCTGCCGCTCGCCCTGCTGTTCGCCTTCGTCGGCGGCCTGATTCTCAATCTCATGCCCTGCGTGCTGCCGGTGCTGTCGATCAAGGTGCTGTCGCTGGCCGGGCACCGCGACGGCGCCCGCGGCCAGGGCCTTGCCTATACCGCCGGCGTGCTGGTCTGTTTCCTGGCCCTGGCCGGCGGCCTGATCGCGCTGCGGGCGGGGGGGGAGGCGATCGGCTGGGGCTTCCAGTTGCAGTCGCCGGTGGTGATCGGCCTCCTGGCCTATCTCTTCTTCGGTCTCGGCCTGTGGATGCTCGATATCGTCAGTTTCGGCAACCGGCTGATGGGCGCGGGCGAGGGCTTGACCCGGCGGGGCGGGCTGGCCGGTTCCTTCGGCACCGGGCTGCTGGCCGCCGTGGTCGCGACGCCCTGCACCGCGCCCTTCATGGGGGCGGCGCTCGGCTTCGCCCTGACCCGGCCCGCGGCCGAGGCGCTGGCGATCTTCCTCGTCCTCGGCCTCGGGCTGTCGGCGCCGTTCCTGCTGGTCAGCTTCGTGCCCGCGCTCGGCCGGCTGCTGCCCCGGCCCGGGGGCTGGATGGTGCGGCTGAAGAAGATCCTGGCCTTTCCGCTGTTCGGTTCGGCCGTCTGGCTGCTGTGGGTGCTGTCGGTGCAGACCGGCGCGGTGGCGGTGGCGACCGCGGGCAGCGGGTTGCTGCTGATCGCCTTCGCCGCCTTCGTGCTGCGCGAATTCGGCGGCATCGGCGGGCGGCTGGTGGCGCTTGCCGCCCTGCTCGGCGCTTTCGCCACCGCCGTCCTGCCCGGCAGCCCCGCGCCCGGGGCGGCACCGGCGGCGGCGGGGGCCGAGGCCTATAGCGCCGGCCGGCTGGCGGAACTGCGGGCGGCGGGTACGCCGGTCTTCGTCAATCTGACGGCGGCCTGGTGCATCACCTGCCTCGTCAACGAACAGGTCGCCCTGGACCGGCCGGCGGTGAAGAAGGCCCTGGCCGAGACCGGCACCGTCTATATGGTCGGCGACTGGACCAACCGCGATCCGGACATCACCCGCCTTCTGACGGAAAACGGCCGCTCGGGCGTGCCGCTCTATCTTCTCTATCCGGCCGGGGGCGGGGCGCCGCAACTCCTGCCCCAACTGCTGACCGAGGGGCTGGTGGTCGAGACCCTGGCTCAGCCCTGA